In Candidatus Abyssobacteria bacterium SURF_5, the following proteins share a genomic window:
- a CDS encoding HAD family hydrolase has product MSGLYKVLYFDVDNTLVDYDADACHAFGKASDHAITKHPHLADKLTAEVFKRARESTYIQYGDIGLPLRDWYRECMRFALEALEVYDFELADQMGQLYGLFRNTMLRVYEDVLDVIPRLASRYKLGLISNGSTRIDKLQIAQYFAYSVYAREIGYEKPAPEIFLAAAKRSGCSNGEILVIGDGQYTDILGARNAKFKMVWINRLRAELMRGIPRPDYEIHDMRELLTIAPI; this is encoded by the coding sequence ATGAGCGGACTGTATAAAGTTCTGTATTTCGATGTGGATAATACCCTGGTCGATTATGATGCCGATGCATGCCATGCATTCGGCAAGGCATCCGACCACGCAATCACAAAGCATCCGCATCTCGCCGACAAATTGACTGCCGAAGTCTTCAAGCGCGCCCGCGAGAGCACCTACATCCAGTACGGCGACATCGGCCTCCCATTGCGGGATTGGTACCGTGAGTGCATGCGCTTTGCGCTCGAGGCCCTCGAGGTATACGATTTCGAGCTCGCGGATCAGATGGGACAGCTGTACGGCCTGTTCAGGAACACCATGCTGAGGGTGTACGAAGATGTGCTCGACGTGATCCCGCGCCTCGCATCGCGCTATAAGCTCGGCCTCATCTCGAACGGCTCAACCCGAATCGATAAACTGCAGATCGCGCAGTATTTCGCCTACTCCGTTTATGCCCGCGAGATCGGCTATGAGAAGCCCGCCCCCGAAATCTTTCTTGCGGCCGCCAAAAGAAGCGGTTGCAGCAACGGCGAAATCCTCGTGATCGGCGACGGGCAGTACACCGATATCCTCGGCGCCAGAAACGCAAAGTTCAAAATGGTGTGGATTAACCGCCTCCGAGCGGAACTGATGCGCGGAATCCCGCGGCCCGATTACGAGATACATGATATGCGGGAACTCCTTACTATAGCTCCTATTTGA
- a CDS encoding tryptophan-rich sensory protein: protein MTNRQLKTYLSRRKQIGGLIGWLLLCFAVAWIGSLAEPGQWYAELRKPKFNPPDWVFPVVWTILYALMAIAAWLVWRRTGFRGKRIPLVLFFTQLALNGLWPWLFFGFQATGWALLEIVILWAFLLLTLVSFWIENPTAGVLLSPYLAWVSYAALLNFVLWRINA from the coding sequence ATGACGAACCGCCAGTTAAAAACCTATTTGAGCAGGCGGAAACAGATCGGCGGCCTCATCGGATGGCTGTTGCTTTGTTTCGCCGTTGCATGGATCGGGTCGCTCGCGGAGCCGGGACAGTGGTATGCAGAGTTGCGGAAACCCAAATTCAACCCGCCTGACTGGGTGTTCCCCGTCGTCTGGACTATTCTCTACGCGCTGATGGCAATTGCCGCATGGCTGGTCTGGAGGAGGACCGGCTTCCGCGGCAAGAGAATTCCGCTGGTCCTGTTTTTCACTCAACTTGCGCTCAACGGCCTGTGGCCGTGGCTGTTCTTTGGATTCCAGGCGACGGGCTGGGCGCTCCTCGAAATCGTGATCCTTTGGGCCTTCCTTCTGCTTACACTGGTGTCATTCTGGATAGAAAACCCGACCGCAGGCGTGCTCCTCTCTCCCTATCTCGCCTGGGTCTCCTATGCCGCCCTCCTCAACTTCGTTTTGTGGCGCATTAATGCATAA
- a CDS encoding FAD-binding protein: MESCWLSCTRSGFRVQPQRPRINEPIAAAPKASTSAGTITVPTAASIAMPIPPKCRNTRMSINSRTIKELRSIVGEANLFDSVEKRIVYASDASRQTGALPDLIARPATAEQVSRILALANEQRIPVYARGAGSGLSGGAVAVRGGLVLDFELMNRILRIDPDNMTATVEPGVVVRDVQKQVEAQRLFYPPDPASSDFCTIGGNVAENSGGLRGAKYGSTRNYVLALEVVLANGDVLRVGSGAPKSVTGYDLLGLFVGSEGTLCLFTETLLRLVPLPESVDTVLAQFQNADQAIAAVCEMFASGIVPRAAELMDEKAVECAGKYNKNQALPAEGIVCLFEVDGPREITQLDADRVTAICKKNGAIIARRAASESERDQFWALRKAISPALYQFGRIKLNEDICVPRSRLPEMVRMIEEIGLKHSLLIVNFGHIGDGSLHVNVMLERDDQELMKKAELAVSEIFAAAVSLGGTLSAEHGIGLTKMRYLGLEVGENEYKVMAAIKKILDPNNILNPGKFI, from the coding sequence ATGGAGAGTTGCTGGCTGAGTTGCACCCGGAGCGGCTTCCGTGTTCAACCGCAAAGGCCAAGGATCAACGAGCCGATTGCGGCTGCACCGAAAGCTTCGACATCGGCTGGTACCATCACTGTCCCCACGGCTGCATCTATTGCTATGCCAATCCCGCCAAAGTGCCGGAACACGCGAATGAGCATTAATTCACGAACAATTAAGGAACTTCGATCCATCGTTGGGGAAGCAAATCTCTTCGACTCGGTCGAAAAGCGCATCGTCTACGCTTCCGATGCGTCCCGCCAAACGGGCGCGCTGCCCGATCTGATTGCACGCCCCGCCACTGCCGAGCAGGTTTCTCGGATTCTCGCCCTCGCGAATGAACAGAGAATTCCCGTTTACGCGAGAGGGGCGGGCTCGGGCTTGAGCGGGGGAGCGGTTGCCGTTCGCGGCGGCCTCGTCCTCGATTTCGAATTGATGAACCGCATTTTGCGGATCGATCCCGATAACATGACAGCTACGGTCGAGCCGGGAGTGGTTGTCCGAGATGTGCAGAAGCAAGTCGAGGCCCAGCGCCTGTTTTATCCGCCCGATCCCGCCAGCAGCGACTTCTGCACCATCGGCGGAAACGTCGCTGAAAATTCCGGCGGGCTGCGCGGAGCAAAATACGGGTCAACTCGAAACTACGTTCTGGCGCTGGAAGTGGTGTTGGCGAACGGAGATGTTCTTCGCGTCGGCTCGGGCGCGCCTAAGAGCGTCACCGGCTACGATCTGCTCGGGCTCTTCGTCGGGTCCGAAGGCACGCTTTGCCTCTTCACCGAAACCCTGCTCCGGCTCGTCCCTCTGCCGGAATCTGTTGATACCGTGCTGGCTCAATTTCAAAACGCCGATCAGGCGATCGCGGCCGTCTGCGAAATGTTTGCCTCCGGAATTGTCCCGCGAGCGGCTGAGCTGATGGATGAAAAAGCCGTCGAGTGCGCCGGCAAGTACAACAAAAACCAGGCCTTGCCCGCTGAAGGAATCGTGTGCCTCTTCGAGGTCGACGGCCCGCGCGAGATCACTCAGCTCGATGCCGACCGCGTGACTGCCATCTGCAAGAAAAACGGCGCGATCATTGCGAGACGGGCGGCTTCCGAAAGCGAACGCGACCAGTTCTGGGCCCTGCGGAAGGCGATTTCGCCCGCCCTCTACCAATTCGGCCGCATAAAATTGAATGAGGATATTTGCGTGCCGCGGTCGCGACTGCCGGAAATGGTAAGAATGATCGAGGAGATCGGCCTCAAACATTCGCTCCTCATCGTCAATTTCGGACACATCGGCGACGGCAGTCTGCACGTGAACGTAATGCTCGAGCGGGACGATCAGGAACTGATGAAGAAGGCCGAGCTTGCCGTCTCCGAAATCTTCGCCGCCGCCGTCTCGCTCGGCGGAACTCTCTCGGCCGAACACGGCATCGGCCTCACAAAGATGCGATATCTCGGGCTCGAGGTGGGGGAGAACGAATACAAAGTCATGGCCGCCATCAAGAAAATCCTCGACCCGAATAACATCCTGAACCCCGGAAAATTCATCTAG
- a CDS encoding MFS transporter, giving the protein MNRHERWLVFLIGSCHTMVHFYEQIFPALLLTMVLYFQIDIATAGWMQTLLAMAFGLGALPAGYIADRIGSKRIIMVYLIGAGLSCILIALAQSVIALAAGLAAMGAFISLYHPAGTTLITTQVKEVGRSLGYHGMGGGFGLATAPALATLLASLHAGQGWRISFVVFGVLGLLVAAGVQTLKVTEIERPQNSTRRFFPEKIAKNSIKPLVLFLFVAVMVGFCYRGVTTYLPAYYSQRLDSGIFAGANVLKGGAFATITLLVGVAGQYFGGHLSGKFRLEYLFAFLMLITVPFLLLMSALSNLSLVLITMLFAFFHFSSQPVGNTLIAQYTDPRGRGIGYGLYFSTSFGIGSLASGFSGMIAKHFGLNHVFTVLAAVILIGFFIMMYLARTKAMAAPVSLDVETERML; this is encoded by the coding sequence ATGAACAGACACGAACGATGGCTCGTTTTCCTCATCGGAAGCTGCCACACAATGGTCCACTTCTACGAACAGATATTCCCGGCGCTCCTGCTGACGATGGTGCTATACTTCCAGATAGATATCGCCACCGCCGGCTGGATGCAGACGCTGCTCGCCATGGCCTTCGGACTGGGCGCCCTGCCCGCAGGATACATCGCGGATCGAATCGGTTCAAAACGCATCATCATGGTGTACCTCATCGGGGCCGGCCTCTCGTGCATCCTCATTGCACTGGCGCAGTCAGTCATCGCGCTGGCTGCCGGACTCGCGGCCATGGGCGCCTTCATCAGCCTCTACCATCCGGCCGGAACCACGCTCATCACCACGCAGGTAAAAGAAGTCGGCCGCTCCCTCGGCTACCACGGGATGGGCGGCGGCTTCGGGCTCGCCACCGCGCCCGCGCTTGCCACTCTTCTGGCCTCGCTGCACGCGGGGCAGGGCTGGCGAATCTCCTTTGTCGTCTTCGGTGTCCTCGGACTGCTCGTTGCGGCCGGCGTGCAAACCCTGAAGGTGACGGAGATCGAGCGCCCTCAAAACTCCACGCGCCGTTTTTTCCCTGAAAAAATCGCGAAAAATTCCATCAAGCCCCTCGTTCTGTTCCTGTTCGTGGCCGTGATGGTAGGCTTTTGCTATCGCGGCGTCACCACATACCTGCCCGCTTATTACTCGCAGCGCCTCGACAGCGGCATCTTCGCGGGCGCCAATGTACTCAAAGGCGGCGCCTTCGCAACCATTACCCTCCTCGTGGGGGTTGCTGGACAATACTTCGGAGGCCACCTTTCCGGTAAATTCAGGCTCGAGTATCTCTTCGCATTCCTGATGCTGATAACTGTCCCCTTCCTGCTCCTGATGAGCGCGCTCTCAAATCTCTCTCTCGTGCTCATCACCATGCTGTTCGCCTTCTTTCACTTCAGCAGCCAACCCGTCGGAAACACCTTGATCGCTCAATATACCGACCCGCGCGGTCGTGGCATCGGGTATGGACTCTATTTCTCAACTTCGTTCGGTATCGGCTCACTCGCCTCCGGTTTCTCCGGCATGATCGCCAAACACTTCGGGCTGAACCACGTTTTCACCGTTCTCGCCGCCGTCATCCTTATCGGCTTCTTCATTATGATGTATCTCGCCAGAACCAAAGCCATGGCTGCGCCCGTTTCCCTTGACGTCGAAACCGAACGAATGCTATAA
- a CDS encoding class I SAM-dependent methyltransferase: protein MMNIEESHFYCETLEHEQLHGAADIAFFSDVALTSGGPILELGCGIGRISIPLAMSGVDVVGLDISLGLLESFRRKIDSCPSDIRQRIRLLRADMRRFALRERFRCIICSSNTLLLSGSDDDLAETIACAATHLLDNGIAVFDVDSIDDDMEAALQEYSIAAVPDAVFTAPDGRILQRTHRLKLVPSQCGAVRVAVSYEYFTADGRKYAERSEKLAFIRPDKLLSLVKNSGLNIIETYGWYDRRPFNRNERKLLIVAGKREHQ from the coding sequence ATGATGAACATCGAAGAGTCACATTTCTACTGTGAAACATTGGAGCACGAGCAGCTTCATGGAGCCGCCGATATCGCTTTTTTCTCCGACGTGGCGCTGACTTCAGGCGGGCCGATCCTTGAGCTTGGATGCGGAATCGGCCGGATATCGATCCCATTGGCGATGAGCGGTGTCGATGTGGTCGGACTGGACATATCGCTTGGGCTGCTGGAATCTTTTCGCAGAAAAATCGATAGTTGTCCCTCCGATATCCGGCAGAGAATCAGATTGCTTCGCGCCGACATGAGGAGGTTCGCGCTCAGAGAACGCTTTCGCTGCATCATATGTTCTTCAAACACCCTGCTCCTGAGTGGCTCAGACGATGATCTCGCAGAAACAATCGCATGCGCGGCAACTCACCTGCTCGATAACGGAATAGCAGTGTTCGATGTCGATTCGATCGATGATGATATGGAAGCGGCTCTGCAAGAATATTCCATCGCCGCTGTGCCGGATGCTGTTTTCACTGCGCCCGACGGACGCATTCTGCAGCGAACGCACAGGTTGAAACTCGTTCCCTCTCAATGCGGCGCGGTTCGGGTGGCGGTGTCCTACGAATACTTCACCGCTGACGGGCGAAAATATGCGGAGCGATCTGAAAAACTCGCGTTCATTCGCCCGGACAAACTGCTCTCGCTCGTGAAGAACAGTGGACTGAATATCATCGAAACGTACGGCTGGTACGACCGCCGGCCTTTCAATCGAAATGAGCGCAAACTATTGATCGTGGCCGGAAAACGGGAGCATCAATGA
- a CDS encoding diaminopimelate epimerase: MKFTKMHGLGNDFIVVNGFSEKVENDRLTVEMCDRRTGVGADGLIVVMPSDKADFRMHYVNSDGSLAEMCGNGIRCLSKYAYEHGLTRKTEFVVETLGGLNRQILSVEDGKVVAVTVDMGAPKFKRSEIPMIGDETEVINEPISVNGKNFKITALSTTNPHAVLFVKNVEKAPVARTGPLIERSPLFPNRTNVEFVQIIDRKNIRMRIWERGCGETLASGSGSSASAVASIRNGFTDRDVTVHVRLGRLHIRWPEGGNITMTGPATEVFSGEWPEDR; encoded by the coding sequence ATGAAATTCACCAAGATGCACGGTCTCGGCAATGACTTCATTGTGGTCAATGGCTTTTCCGAAAAAGTCGAAAACGACCGCCTTACTGTCGAAATGTGCGACCGGCGCACCGGCGTCGGAGCAGATGGATTGATCGTCGTCATGCCCTCAGATAAGGCCGATTTCCGCATGCATTACGTCAATTCCGACGGCAGCCTCGCCGAAATGTGCGGTAACGGTATCCGCTGCCTTTCAAAATACGCCTATGAGCATGGGCTCACACGCAAAACCGAATTCGTCGTCGAAACGCTCGGGGGGCTGAACCGGCAGATATTATCGGTCGAGGACGGCAAAGTGGTCGCCGTCACCGTCGATATGGGCGCTCCTAAATTCAAACGCAGCGAGATCCCCATGATTGGCGATGAAACTGAAGTCATTAATGAGCCGATCAGCGTGAATGGAAAAAACTTTAAAATCACCGCCCTGTCCACCACAAATCCGCATGCCGTCTTGTTTGTCAAGAACGTCGAGAAGGCGCCGGTCGCAAGGACGGGTCCGCTCATCGAGCGCAGCCCCCTGTTCCCAAACCGGACAAATGTCGAATTCGTCCAGATCATCGACAGGAAAAATATCCGTATGAGAATCTGGGAACGCGGCTGCGGAGAAACGCTCGCTTCCGGAAGCGGCTCTTCGGCTTCGGCCGTCGCTTCGATCCGCAATGGATTTACGGACCGCGATGTGACGGTGCACGTGCGCCTCGGCCGGCTCCACATCAGGTGGCCCGAAGGCGGCAATATCACGATGACCGGTCCGGCGACTGAAGTCTTCTCGGGTGAGTGGCCCGAAGACCGGTAA
- a CDS encoding DUF1848 family protein: MLEARTPLKRVISASRRIDMVAGFPDQLAALLEEKCPPEETHTVVLWTKNPSNLLEHDVLRRTLGRYALYLHFTITGLGSTLLEPNVPPARQMLGLLGPLVDFIGSPQRIRIRFDPIVHLQADDGRTYCNLDKFEEIAAAAAELGILTFSISWMCAYRKMVSRLRRNGLSEMPLSREERDQEYRHLLNLSSRYNIKLNCCSVPGLPVSRCIDGELLAELHPERLPCSTAKAKDQRADCGCTESFDIGWYHHCPHGCIYCYANPAKVPEHANEH, encoded by the coding sequence ATGCTAGAAGCAAGAACACCCCTGAAACGAGTCATTTCCGCCAGCAGGCGAATCGATATGGTCGCCGGATTCCCGGATCAACTGGCGGCCTTGCTTGAGGAAAAATGCCCGCCCGAAGAGACGCACACCGTCGTTCTCTGGACGAAAAACCCGTCAAACCTGCTGGAGCATGACGTCCTTCGCCGCACGCTCGGTCGCTACGCTCTCTACCTCCATTTCACCATCACCGGCCTCGGCTCGACCTTGCTCGAGCCGAATGTTCCCCCCGCTCGTCAAATGCTCGGTCTGCTCGGGCCGCTGGTCGATTTCATCGGAAGCCCGCAACGCATCCGAATCAGGTTTGATCCAATAGTGCATCTGCAGGCGGACGACGGGCGCACGTACTGCAATCTCGATAAGTTCGAGGAAATCGCTGCCGCTGCAGCCGAGCTCGGTATCCTCACCTTTTCCATCAGTTGGATGTGCGCGTATAGGAAAATGGTCTCGCGCCTCCGCCGCAATGGGTTATCTGAAATGCCCCTATCTCGGGAGGAGCGCGACCAGGAATATCGCCATCTTCTGAACCTTTCCAGCCGGTACAACATCAAACTGAATTGCTGCAGCGTGCCGGGGCTGCCGGTATCTCGCTGCATCGATGGAGAGTTGCTGGCTGAGTTGCACCCGGAGCGGCTTCCGTGTTCAACCGCAAAGGCCAAGGATCAACGAGCCGATTGCGGCTGCACCGAAAGCTTCGACATCGGCTGGTACCATCACTGTCCCCACGGCTGCATCTATTGCTATGCCAATCCCGCCAAAGTGCCGGAACACGCGAATGAGCATTAA
- a CDS encoding PAS domain S-box protein has protein sequence MLRRKAGASSWTGWVVQMKKDDRSDSSYQAIFNAANDAIFVHDIDTGEILDANEKACEMFGYAKDEIRRLTVEDLGSGEKPYTLEEARCLIQRAARGQPQVFEWRSKDRSGRLFWVEVSLKHAMIEGKQRMLALVRKIDGRKKVEEAVRRRIEFTRLITSISMRFINMPVDEIDGTAVDALRQIGEFASVDRSYIFQFYNDGGKMENTHEWCAEGIEPQAQRLKGLPVEDFSWFFSQIKDGRVFTAQVRELPPEAAIERAEWELEEIQSLACVPLLLRGVLIGFIGFDSVRQEKTWDEDDIALLKIVGEIFANALDRKRIEQALRESETRYRFLCERLQMAVEQKVAELRQAQSLAAIGQMVSVVAHEVRNPLQSIRTGMDVLHLEMAEDERKEVLADMDQGVDLLSSIITELLEYARPMELRRSSRPVGALVEEALGALSRKLQKIDVVLELDDQGREISVDGIKVTAALTNLISNSIDAMPDGGSLCIRSRFGRENGRDVVRFSIIDTGCGIAEDNLPKVQEAFFTTKIRGTGLGLPICKKIIEAHEGSMLIRSKVNEGTAVEIVLPV, from the coding sequence ATGCTCCGGCGCAAGGCCGGTGCGAGCAGTTGGACAGGTTGGGTGGTACAGATGAAAAAGGATGACCGCTCGGATTCGAGCTATCAAGCGATTTTCAATGCCGCAAATGACGCAATTTTCGTGCATGATATTGATACTGGTGAAATACTTGATGCCAACGAGAAGGCGTGCGAGATGTTCGGGTATGCGAAGGATGAGATCCGCCGGCTGACCGTTGAGGATCTGGGTTCGGGAGAGAAGCCGTACACGCTGGAAGAGGCTCGTTGCCTGATACAAAGAGCGGCCAGGGGGCAGCCGCAAGTATTCGAATGGCGTTCAAAAGACAGGAGCGGGCGGCTGTTTTGGGTTGAAGTCAGCCTCAAGCACGCCATGATCGAGGGCAAACAGCGCATGCTGGCTCTCGTGCGCAAAATCGACGGGCGCAAAAAAGTGGAAGAGGCTGTGAGGCGCAGAATCGAGTTCACCCGTCTGATCACATCGATATCGATGCGGTTCATTAATATGCCGGTCGACGAGATAGACGGGACAGCGGTTGACGCGCTGCGTCAGATTGGGGAATTTGCGTCGGTCGATCGAAGTTACATTTTCCAGTTTTACAATGATGGCGGGAAAATGGAGAACACCCATGAGTGGTGCGCCGAGGGTATCGAGCCGCAGGCTCAGCGGCTCAAGGGATTGCCGGTAGAGGATTTCTCGTGGTTCTTTTCGCAGATAAAAGACGGCAGAGTTTTTACGGCGCAGGTAAGGGAGCTTCCGCCGGAGGCCGCGATTGAGAGGGCGGAGTGGGAGTTGGAAGAAATTCAGTCGCTGGCATGCGTGCCGCTGCTATTACGAGGTGTCTTGATCGGGTTCATCGGCTTTGATTCGGTGCGGCAGGAAAAGACTTGGGACGAGGACGATATCGCCCTGCTGAAGATCGTCGGCGAGATTTTCGCCAATGCGCTGGATCGAAAGAGGATCGAGCAGGCGCTGCGTGAATCGGAGACGCGGTACCGCTTTTTGTGTGAGCGGCTGCAAATGGCGGTTGAGCAAAAAGTTGCCGAACTGCGGCAGGCTCAAAGTCTGGCTGCAATTGGGCAGATGGTTTCGGTGGTGGCTCACGAAGTACGCAATCCGCTTCAAAGCATCAGGACGGGGATGGACGTACTGCATCTGGAAATGGCAGAGGATGAACGCAAAGAGGTCCTGGCCGACATGGATCAGGGAGTTGATCTGCTCAGCAGTATCATCACTGAGCTTCTGGAATATGCGAGGCCGATGGAATTGAGGCGCTCATCGCGGCCGGTGGGGGCGCTGGTCGAAGAGGCGCTGGGAGCGCTTTCCCGCAAGTTGCAGAAGATAGACGTGGTCCTTGAACTGGATGATCAAGGGCGCGAGATTTCAGTAGACGGCATCAAAGTGACCGCGGCTCTGACGAATCTGATATCGAATTCGATTGACGCAATGCCGGATGGAGGGAGTCTTTGCATACGTTCCCGTTTCGGACGGGAGAACGGGCGCGATGTTGTGAGGTTCTCGATCATTGATACCGGCTGCGGAATTGCGGAAGACAATTTACCGAAGGTGCAGGAGGCTTTCTTCACTACAAAGATCAGAGGTACGGGTCTGGGCCTGCCGATCTGCAAGAAGATCATCGAAGCTCATGAAGGCAGCATGTTGATAAGAAGCAAGGTGAATGAGGGAACCGCGGTCGAGATAGTCCTGCCCGTATGA
- a CDS encoding transcriptional regulator — protein MVAPLQKHKEPQHVENEAESQLKEAARLFGIFSEPARLKILRLLRDGARCGRDLAKDLKLTPATTCHHLERLKLANLLSEKRSGKHIYYSIVDSELAQALERSIEALHGHAGPDEKAGVQGDS, from the coding sequence ATCGTCGCGCCGCTCCAAAAACACAAGGAACCTCAACACGTGGAAAACGAAGCAGAATCTCAACTTAAAGAGGCTGCACGACTTTTCGGCATCTTTTCCGAGCCGGCCAGACTCAAAATACTCCGCCTGCTGCGCGACGGCGCTCGCTGTGGAAGAGATCTGGCAAAAGATTTGAAACTGACTCCCGCCACCACATGCCATCATCTTGAACGGCTCAAGCTCGCAAACCTTCTGTCCGAAAAGCGTTCCGGCAAACATATCTATTACAGCATCGTCGACAGCGAGCTGGCGCAAGCCCTTGAGCGGTCAATTGAGGCTCTGCACGGACACGCCGGGCCGGATGAAAAAGCCGGTGTCCAAGGAGATAGTTGA
- a CDS encoding D-alanine--D-alanine ligase yields MWPSQNERNSRVGDRKINVAVVMGGRTAEHDVSIQSGTMVIRNLNLSRYNVKPITITRDGAWLIPQGYLSDGMPVAELLPEYLKHDSTGNELVPLETGSALSRTASEKVDVVFLAMHGPYGEDGTIQGLLEVLDLPYTGSNVEASAISMNKIRCKEIYIHHRIPTPRYLVFDEQDWPKKRMRLLEKVERRLGFPCVTKPPRLGSSVGIKIASDRNSFIEAVDLVLKYDNEVLIEQFIAGREITSPILGNRPGKKPTALPLVEIVPKSSTYFDYEAKYAPGGSDEITPARIDEKLTKKAQQLGIKAHRALGCGGLSRTDMILNGQSLYVLETNTIPGLTEASLFPKAARAAGMSLSQLCDHLIDIALITYKTKKICTDR; encoded by the coding sequence ATGTGGCCTAGTCAAAACGAAAGGAACAGTCGGGTGGGTGACAGAAAAATCAATGTGGCTGTCGTAATGGGCGGGCGAACCGCGGAACACGATGTCTCAATCCAGTCCGGTACGATGGTCATCCGGAATCTGAATCTCTCTCGCTACAACGTGAAACCGATCACCATTACCCGGGACGGCGCCTGGCTCATCCCGCAGGGATACCTCTCCGACGGCATGCCGGTGGCCGAACTCTTGCCAGAATACCTGAAGCACGATTCGACCGGAAACGAACTCGTCCCGCTGGAAACCGGCTCCGCACTCAGCAGAACCGCATCTGAAAAGGTTGACGTCGTTTTCCTGGCGATGCACGGTCCCTACGGCGAGGACGGCACGATCCAGGGTCTGCTCGAAGTGCTCGATTTGCCGTATACCGGCTCGAACGTGGAGGCAAGCGCCATCTCCATGAACAAAATCCGCTGCAAGGAAATCTACATCCATCACCGGATTCCCACGCCGCGCTACCTCGTGTTCGATGAGCAAGACTGGCCAAAGAAAAGAATGAGACTCCTCGAGAAGGTCGAGCGACGCCTCGGATTCCCGTGCGTCACCAAGCCGCCGCGCCTCGGCTCGAGCGTCGGCATAAAAATCGCCTCCGACAGGAACAGCTTTATCGAAGCAGTCGATCTCGTCCTCAAATACGATAACGAGGTGCTGATCGAACAATTTATCGCCGGTCGCGAGATTACAAGCCCCATTCTGGGGAACAGGCCGGGCAAGAAACCCACGGCCCTCCCGCTGGTCGAGATCGTACCGAAAAGCTCGACGTATTTTGATTACGAAGCCAAATATGCTCCGGGCGGATCCGATGAGATCACTCCCGCGCGTATAGACGAAAAACTCACGAAAAAAGCCCAACAGCTCGGGATCAAGGCGCACCGCGCGCTCGGATGCGGAGGACTGTCGCGGACCGACATGATCCTGAACGGTCAATCGCTGTACGTTCTCGAAACCAATACGATCCCCGGGCTCACTGAAGCTTCACTCTTCCCCAAGGCGGCGCGGGCGGCCGGCATGTCTCTCTCGCAACTGTGCGATCATCTCATCGATATCGCCCTGATCACCTATAAAACCAAGAAGATTTGTACCGACCGATAG